One stretch of Leishmania panamensis strain MHOM/PA/94/PSC-1 chromosome 29 sequence DNA includes these proteins:
- a CDS encoding transcription factor-like protein (TriTrypDB/GeneDB-style sysID: LpmP.29.0020), which produces MQTSVSYSISASRLSAVLAQWHAAAARGEEAAKKCDAWACVFGERSVNTPDNQRGQAMLQYILEAKEPVCNTAALITREVTLILHGAGVRVVAPTAKLEGHTLEVVEGVEAAQAQVTKLLAEKTVGAPTNEFAIQEGAFATTFAELVRRVVPSESLLSAAPALGELLFVKDDAALGCVEKAAGLCCAVFRRYARDCIAEEMSKADPKTLYDVRQMLYTTLERPNTIQALESLAVDDFALVTGLPPCLFHRGTYKTQLNVDEDTLKEECNVPIHGDVVVVRFGVKNVGYTAFFGRTLLVESAAPPNAKAVYQFAYDVSTKLMELLVPGARLSDVYAGVMQYASDQNAELASFLSRNFGFSTGLLVLEARGSISEKGIAIVTNGMSFVIRVVLESVPSADGEGTFDVELTDTVIIRGGVAELKTKVARKLAEILYEDLDETAAATEAQEQARRNLNKITRQGQSETVVLSREVQREQELRQLLSELHAEFVAAGGKKGVQTSTEEYRTYDVGRLSLGELTPYKPGDRLPPLEGNNGIFVQPEKKVMWLPVCGRAVPFHVSTVNKVDVRAEGDKYIMTIVFHSMQEANIGYKLNRTKVFLKELTYSSPRNVFTDAVIAIQGIQQRIKNEDAARKRALTSASNGRLTVTPNPLRLPTVKIRPPIANTNRQSKGCVGNLELHANGLRFSFLGGAPLDMLFENIKHVIFQPAVKSIYVIYHVTLTKPIEVNRKSISDVQFVAEVLESSELASSARRSFDDEVQAEERDEMRIRQTNKQFITFAHAVEERSKIKTQLPTNQFSFDGVHARSMTTFKGNREVLWAISDTPAFTQSVQEVEVVSFERIIPGGATFDMSLILKDYNKPVITINSIPRNSLEHIKDWCLSARLYYMETTVNPNWRTTMKEIREDPDWNPWLRGDGWSVLNNETNEEDDEEDDGGDSDSDSTYYEDEDDESSESDDSSWLEDEESDVESDSDASDESSAASWDELERRAAAKDRQSGYSDDDDHHPRKRPRTGAVAPAAAAAPPIRPSKIPVNMAGRGGGGGVVPPARRF; this is translated from the coding sequence ATGCAGACTTCTGTGAGCTATTCTATCTCTGCCTCGCGGCTTAGCGCCGTTTTGGCGCAGtggcacgctgctgccgctcgtggAGAGGAAGCCGCAAAAAAGTGCGATGCGTGGGCCTGCGTCTTTGGAGAGCGTAGCGTCAACACCCCCGATAACCAGCGTGGACAGGCGATGCTCCAGTACATCCTGGAGGCAAAAGAGCCAGTATGCAACACCGCCGCACTAATCACCAGGGAGGTGACGCTTATTCTCCACGGAGCAGGCGTGCGCGTTGTGGCGCCGACGGCAAAGCTCGAGGGACACACTCttgaggtggtggagggggtcGAGGCGGCACAGGCGCAGGTCACCAAGCTGCTTGCGGAAAAGACAGTTGGTGCCCCAACGAACGAGTTCGCCATTCAGGAGGGTGCATTTGCGACCACCTTCGCTGAGCTCGTGCGCAGAGTCGTGCCGAGTGAGTCGCTTCTGTCAGCCGCCCCTGCGTTGGGTGAGCTGCTTTTCGTGAAGGATGATGCCGCTCTCGGTTGCGTTGAAAAGGCTGCAgggctgtgctgcgctgtCTTTCGTCGTTATGCCCGTGACTGCATTGCGGAGGAGATGTCGAAGGCGGATCCCAAGACCCTCTACGACGTGCGTCAGATGCTGTACACCACGCTGGAGCGACCAAATACCATTCAGGCACTCGAGTCGCTCGCTGTGGACGATTTCGCCCTCGTCACCGGCCTGCCGCCATGCCTTTTTCACAGGGGGACGTACAAAACCCAACTCAACGTGGACGAGGACACGCTCAAGGAGGAATGCAATGTTCCCATTCACGGTGATGTGGTCGTTGTGCGATTTGGCGTCAAGAACGTTGGATACACCGCTTTTTTTGGTCGCACACTCTTGGTGGAGTCGGCCGCACCGCCGAACGCCAAAGCAGTGTATCAGTTTGCCTACGATGTGAGCACTAAGCTCATGGAACTCCTTGTTCCTGGTGCTCGACTCAGTGACGTGTACGCTGGCGTGATGCAGTACGCGAGCGATCAAAACGCCGAGCTGGCCTCCTTCCTATCGAGGAACTTCGGGTTCTCTACAGGTCTTCTCGTCCTCGAAGCGCGCGGGAGCATTTCGGAGAAGGGTATCGCGATCGTCACCAATGGGATGAGCTTCGTGATACGCGTCGTGCTGGAGTCCGTTCCGAGCGCAGACGGCGAGGGCACGTTTGACGTTGAGCTCACTGACACCGTAATCATAcgcggtggtgtggcggaGCTCAAGACAAAAGTCGCACGCAAACTGGCGGAGATTCTCTACGAAGACCTCGATGAAACGGCCGCTGCGACggaggcgcaggagcaggCGCGGCGCAACTTGAACAAGATCACTCGCCAGGGCCAGTCCGAGACCGTTGTGCTCTCGCGCGAagtgcagcgcgagcaggagctgcgacagctgcTGAGCGAGCTGCACGCCGAGTTTGTGGCGGCCGGTGGCAAAAAAGGGGTGCAGACCTCAACGGAGGAGTACCGTACATACGACGTAGGCCGTCTGTCTCTGGGTGAACTAACTCCGTACAAGCCAGGTGACCGGTTGCCGCCTCTGGAGGGCAACAACGGCATCTTTGTGCAGCCggagaagaaggtgatgTGGCTGCCAGTGTGCGGTCGTGCTGTGCCCTTTCACGTGTCGACGGTAAACAAGGTCGATGTGAGGGCTGAAGGTGATAAGTACATCATGACCATTGTGTTCCATAGCATGCAGGAGGCCAATATAGGCTACAAGCTGAACCGCACCAAGGTTTTCCTGAAGGAGCTGACGTACTCGAGCCCGAGGAACGTCTTCACCGATGCTGTAATCGCCATCCAAGGCATTCAGCAGCGGATCAAGAACGAGGACGCCGCCCGCAAGCGTGCCCTCACTTCCGCCTCTAACGGGAGATTGACGGTCACCCCCAATCCACTGCGGCTCCCGACAGTCAAGATTCGCCCGCCGATCGCGAACACGAACCGCCAGAGCAAGGGCTGCGTGGGCAACCTTGAGCTGCATGCCAACGGGCTGCGATTCTCATTTCTTGGTGGTGCCCCGTTGGACATGCTTTTTGAGAACATCAAACACGTCATCTTTCAACCTGCGGTGAAAAGTATCTACGTGATTTACCATGTTACCCTCACAAAGCCCATCGAAGTGAACCGCAAGAGCATCTCGGATGTGCAATTTgtggcagaggtgctggagagcagcgagctGGCGAGTAGTGCGCGACGATCCTTCGATGATGAAGTCcaggcggaggagcgcgaTGAAATGCGCATTCGGCAGACAAACAAGCAGTTCATCACCTTTGCCCATGCCGTGGAGGAGCGGAGCAAGATCAAGACGCAGCTGCCCACCAATCAGTTCTCCTTCGACGGCGTTCATGCTCGTTCCATGACGACGTTTAAAGGCAATCGCGAGGTCCTCTGGGCTATCAGCGACACCCCAGCTTTCACACAGAGCGTCCAGGAGGTCGAGGTGGTTTCCTTCGAGCGCATTATCCCAGGCGGTGCAACGTTTGACATGTCACTCATCCTGAAGGACTACAACAAGCCGGTCATCACAATCAACTCAATCCCGCGCAATTCGCTGGAGCACATTAAGGACTGGTGCCTGAGCGCGCGGCTCTATTACATGGAAACCACTGTGAACCCGAACTGGCGCACCACAATGAAGGAGATTCGTGAGGACCCAGACTGGAACCCGTGGCTGCGCGGAGACGGCTGGTCGGTGCTCAACAACGAGACgaatgaggaggacgacgaggaggacgacggcggcgattCCGACTCGGATTCGACGTACTACGAGGACGAAGATGATGAGTCCTCCGAATCGGACGACAGCTCCTGgctcgaggacgaggagagtGACGTGGAGTCAGACAGTGACGCAAGTGACGagtccagcgccgccagctggGACGAGCTCGAACGCCGAGCAGCCGCCAAGGACCGTCAGAGCGGctacagcgacgacgacgatcaTCACCCACGTAAGCGCCCACGCACGGGTGCAGTTgcacctgccgcagcggctgcgcccCCTATCCGACCCTCAAAGATTCCGGTCAACATGGCGggccgcggaggcggcggcggcgttgttcCACCTGCGCGTCGATTCTAG
- a CDS encoding ribosomal protein L3-like protein (TriTrypDB/GeneDB-style sysID: LpmP.29.0030) produces the protein MRHFNSGALGVALRVARRWRSGGGPGDRRVRTDWYRCYPSLMTEKDRDMYHCYYPYLFDHGDKMSLYPKIPENPREWQVEQLQTTYDAIREDKYDAFRRLRDKFPELYQDTRAWDNPPPFGEFNMFYSVRFGMVGVKVFTCKDYDDLGNQFDCTAFWFPDNQIVKHSTRNGDVGTDKVYVGAMNVPVEFHKPHVAAFYKAAGVPVKHVSAGFPVTPDAYAPVGTKLDVRHFKPGQEVTITFQNTDYGYQGVMFRHGFDGGYVWLGDSKWQRRPGCMGAEGQKRIYPGHRMAGQTGASAETYQGVPVWRIDYKNSLIYLPTLIDADVGTYVKFRDTINTKGYTLWNEHRGTPAFPTFVPSEDEDLNKLATDECQLTSPPLYMYFRDEFAAAQLVSQADVEDAKSAKPATAAPKKKVYDLKKYTEARKKYRKSLRKARKYKLMGIRTHAHEKQEEARRAKILKYKRVKT, from the coding sequence ATGCGGCATTTCAATAGCGGTGCTCTTGGCGTTGCCTTGCGTGTAgcacggcgatggcgcagcggtgggggCCCTGGCGATCGGCGTGTTCGGACAGACTGGTATCGCTGCTATCCTTCGCTCATGACGGAAAAAGACCGTGATATGTACCACTGTTACTACCCTTACTTATTCGATCATGGCGACAAGATGAGCTTGTACCCGAAAATCCCCGAGAACCCCCGCGAATGGCAGGTGGAGCAACTGCAGACTACCTACGACGCGATCCGCGAGGATAAGTACGACGCGTTTCGTCGCTTGCGCGATAAATTCCCCGAGCTCTACCAAGACACGCGTGCCTGGGACAACCCGCCGCCGTTTGGAGAGTTCAACATGTTTTACAGTGTTCGCTTTGGGATGGTCGGCGTCAAGGTTTTCACTTGCAAAGATTACGATGACCTGGGCAACCAGTTCGACTGTACTGCCTTCTGGTTCCCTGACAACCAGATTGTAAAACACTCGACTCGTAACGGCGATGTGGGGACCGACAAGGTCTATGTTGGCGCCATGAACGTACCAGTGGAGTTTCACAAACCGCACGTGGCTGCGTTTTACAAAGCCGCGGGCGTACCTGTGAAGCATGTGTCTGCCGGCTTTCCAGTGACGCCGGACGCGTACGCGCCAGTTGGAACTAAACTTGATGTGCGGCACTTCAAACCTGGCCAGGAAGTGACCATTACTTTTCAGAACACCGACTACGGTTACCAAGGAGTCATGTTTCGCCACGGCTTCGACGGTGGCTATGTCTGGCTTGGAGACTCCAAGTGGCAGCGACGTCCCGGCTGCATGGGTGCAGAAGGACAGAAGCGCATCTACCCTGGCCATCGCATGGCAGGGCAGACCGGCGCGTCTGCTGAAACCTACCAAGGTGTTCCAGTGTGGCGCATCGACTACAAGAACTCACTCATCTACCTGCCTACCCTGATTGACGCCGATGTCGGGACCTACGTGAAGTTTCGGGATACCATCAACACAAAAGGATACACACTGTGGAATGAGCACCGCGGCACACCGGCTTTTCCCACCTTTGTGCCCAGCGAGGACGAAGATCTTAACAAGCTGGCCACTGACGAGTGCCAGCTGacctctcctccactgtaCATGTACTTCCGAGACGAGTTCGCGGCTGCCCAGCTTGTGAGCCAGGCGGATGTGGAGGATGCCAAGAGTGCCAAGCCggcgactgcagcgcctAAGAAGAAGGTGTACGACTTGAAGAAGTATACCGAGGCCAGAAAGAAGTACCGCAAGAGCCTGCGTAAGGCGCGCAAGTACAAGCTCATGGGCAtccgcacgcacgcccacgAAAAACAGGAGGAGGCTCGGCGCGCCAAGATTTTGAAATATAAGCGTGTCAAGACGTGA
- a CDS encoding hypothetical protein (TriTrypDB/GeneDB-style sysID: LpmP.29.0040), giving the protein MQSCVTAAVGHTVGRALRRCATVLPLLPYTTVRYASTVSLPPEAQALRGPDDYRHRDEGSLSTEVRGTVEEMPDLDESEFDELEAASQELHDLCYALIAHLRCADPEANAVLFERRVKRGLRESKPEQYRRLLHGHGDRSLRRRNNYRTQEDFKEAHQLYLQWCDKLLLLLTQPVLDRLVKSAGKGHRDLRTDGVHRYRQPVARATWRTFPHRWFKHAPFEVQQLRADMPESAVLNTRFYRDHATLRYLFTLMEPQHFFRDKIEQRMMALTRSYDPLLRSTE; this is encoded by the coding sequence ATGCAGTCGTGTGTGACCGCAGCTGTGGGCCACACTGTAGGACGGGCACTCCGCCGATGTGCAACCGTCTTACCGTTGCTGCCGTACACAACTGTACGCTACGCGTCTACGGTATCACTGCCACccgaggcgcaggcgctccGAGGCCCCGACGACTACCGTCACAGAGACGAGGGCTCTCTGTCGACCGAGGTGCGTGGGACAGTCGAGGAAATGCCTGACCTAGACGAGAGCGAGTTTGATGAGCTCGAGGCTGCGTCGCAGGAGCTCCACGACCTGTGCTATGCATTGATTGCACACCTTCGTTGCGCAGACCCGGAGGCGAACGCGGTCCTGTTTGAGCGCCGCGTTAAGCGAGGCTTGCGTGAGTCGAAACCTGAGCAGTACCGTCGACTTTTGCACGGCCACGGGGATCGAAGCCTGCGGCGCCGCAACAACTATCGCACCCAAGAAGATTTCAAGGAGGCCCACCAGCTTTACCTGCAGTGGTGTGataagctgctgctgctactgacCCAACCTGTGCTGGATCGCCTTGTGAAGAGTGCCGGCAAGGGTCACCGTGACTTGCGAACTGACGGGGTTCACCGATACCGCCAGCCGGTGGCGCGTGCCACCTGGCGTACGTTTCCTCATCGCTGGTTTAAGCATGCACCGTTCGAGGTGCAACAGCTTCGCGCAGACATGCCAGAGTCGGCGGTGTTAAATACGCGCTTTTACCGTGACCATGCGACACTCCGCTACTTATTTACCCTGATGGAGCCACAGCACTTTTTTCGGGATAAAATTGAGCAGCGCATGATGGCATTGACGCGTAGCTATGACCCGTTGCTGAGGTCCACAGAGTAG
- a CDS encoding hypothetical protein (TriTrypDB/GeneDB-style sysID: LpmP.29.0050) — protein MCVSQMRRPEPWQRLLSHVRHTIATPFILRIGTGPPGSAPPLAVATHPPSALPTIATNYCELSAFEKDYAARCLEYVANQQDDTQAEESDSIVDTTSSFSVAPVFPTDERAATWRPLFDLLVLPDGSVCVGWLRHHALDVWWGHHVAAYVADLWQKSPRTLWLHCREKLNRLVRRQLPMRHRHLSVFQPNDTVSTAETEKSLQAAVRSLHVATSSAYQLERDVLLHTSNSGKPTLLYVRALMHDIERRDRELPTGTAIALMRLLVWTFAMYYDSMPRDLAEAIVTSAGHICDLASDSGCHQLLTWGALLVGCTDVHSKGPSELVHADAATQALTLTLLSSIDMPGHGREAALRWQAEQHLHPLCDALVSEEALLLDALAAFGSDAKNAEDRAAFSSRGSAGDGLVDVDAKNSTTVRGDVVASHFSRALDQKLGEAEDEGVLRWDPVRESGQLPLAWLPGTGTDAKGCWCTLLTHSTILLSHGEASDHTASSNTASRYAAAVKRVHCMLRIALVRRCLFSTTDANISSQYSIVTHLFSSAEAHLARLTLIHLAATDVLREVIDPEAPQRALMGFLFLFPSLSLRSVYGGTVACAQASLSAGACTLQCSSCLDSSQTSAAQDTSLTVRIPATCAKSLASRLAGRDSALICVVQRVPDDPTAAFLLEDLYMHLYAILPCT, from the coding sequence ATGTGCGTCTCCCAAATGCGACGACCTGAGCCGTGGCAGCGCTTGCTGTCCCACGTACGCCACACTATCGCCACCCCGTTTATTTTGCGAATCGGCACCGGTCCGCCAGGCTCAGCCCCACCGCTGGCGGTCGCTACCCAtcctccttcagctctgCCCACAATTGCTACAAACTACTGTGAGCTGTCGGCGTTTGAGAAGGACTATGCCGCTCGCTGCTTAGAGTACGTTGCCAACCAACAGGATGATACCCAGGCGGAGGAGAGTGACTCGATTGTGGACACCACTTCGTCGTTCTCTGTAGCACCGGTGTTTCCCACCGACGAGCGTGCTGCGACATGGCGCCCTCTCTTTGACCTTCTTGTGCTGCCCGACGGCTCCGTTTGCGTTGGGTGGCTTCGCCACCATGCGCTCGACGTGTGGTGGGGGCATCATGTGGCGGCCTACGTTGCAGACCTGTGGCAAAAGTCGCCACGCACGTTGTGGCTGCATTGCCGAGAGAAGCTGAACCGCCTGGTGCGCCGGCAGCTGCCGATGCGCCACCGGCACCTGTCGGTTTTTCAACCAAATGACACGGTTTCTACAGCGGAGACTGAGAAAAGCTTGCAAGCTGCTGTTCGCTCGCTTCATGTGGCGACATCGAGTGCGTACCAGTTAGAGCGTGATGTCCTGCTGCATACTTCAAACTCGGGCaagccgacgctgctgtatgtgcgtgcgctgaTGCACGACATTGAGCGACGTGATCGGGAGCTCCCCACTGGCACCGCCATCGCGCTGATGCGCCTGCTTGTCTGGACGTTCGCAATGTACTACGACAGCATGCCTCGAGACCTGGCCGAGGCGATCGTCACTTCCGCAGGCCATATCTGTGACTTGGCAAGTGACTCTGGCTGTCACCAACTCCTTACTTGGGGAGCTTTACTTGTCGGTTGCACAGACGTCCACTCGAAGGGCCCCAGCGAGCTCGTCCACGCCGACGCGGCCACTCAGGCGCTCACATTGACACTACTAAGCTCTATTGACATGCCAGGGCATGGGCGAGAGGCGGCGTTGCGGTGGCAGGCAGAGCAACACCTTCATCCACTCTGCGATGCTCTTGTGTCCGAAGAGGCGCTCTTGCTGGATGCCCTTGCCGCTTTCGGCTCCGACGCAAAAAACGCAGAGGACCGCGCCGCATTCTCCTCCCGTGGGTCTGCCGGTGACGGGCTGGTCGATGTAGACGCCAAGAACAGCACCACTGTTCGCGGTGATGTGGTCGCGTCGCACTTCAGCCGCGCCCTCGACCAGAAACTGGGTGAGGCCGAAGACGAAGGGGTCCTGCGGTGGGATCCGGTTAGGGAGTCCGGGCAGCTTCCTCTCGCTTGGCTGCCCGGCACAGGCACGGACGCAAAAGGCTGCTGGTGCACCCTTCTCACTCATTCGACGATCTTGTTGTCACACGGCGAAGCTAGCGATCACACCGCATCCAGCAATACCGCGTCTCGCTATGCGGCTGCGGTGAAGCGGGTGCATTGCATGCTGCGCAtcgcgctggtgcggcggtgcctgTTTTCGACAACCGACGCGAACATCTCTAGCCAGTACTCCATCGTCAcccacctcttctcctctgctgagGCCCACTTGGCGCGCCTGACGCTTATCCACCTTGCGGCGACTGACGTGCTTCGGGAGGTAATTGACCCTGAGGCACCTCAGCGAGCGCTTATGGggttcctctttctctttccatccTTGTCACTACGCTCCGTGTATGGCGGCACAGTAGCCTGTGCTCAGGCGTCACTGTCCGCAGGTGCGTGTACGCTGCAATGCAGCTCGTGCCTCGACAGCTCTCAAACGTCTGCGGCGCAGGACACCTCCTTGACCGTGCGTATTCCTGCTACATGCGCGAAGAGTCTTGCGAGTCGGCTAGCTGGTCGAGATAGCGCCCTAATCTGCGTGGTGCAAAGGGTGCCGGATGACCCTACcgctgcttttcttttggAGGACCTGTACATGCACCTTTACGCAATACTGCCCTGCACCTGA
- a CDS encoding tryptophanyl-tRNA synthetase, putative (TriTrypDB/GeneDB-style sysID: LpmP.29.0060): MVELPLPLFRLHSPGFYLLGAFTALYPADETMYCMASLLLISFGSAHELSFGCTSQLDSKLGSTPLFAAHCFFADFLSMEGPAVQEAIVTPWTVEGDVDYDKLIKHFGCQAIDERVLDRIERLTGTKPHHFLRRGIFFSHRDLNLILDAYEKGEPFYLYTGRGPSSESMHIGHLIPFMFTKWLQDTFQVPLVIQLTDDEKFFFKDVTLEEIDKMTTENLKDIIAFGFDPNLTFIFRDFEYVGKMYRIVARIEKAYTASQVRGCFGFKMEDNCGRWMFPAIQAAPSFSAAFPHIFPLGKGNVFCMIPQAIDQDPYFRLTRDVAPRMGFLKPAVIHSKFFPGLSGSKGKMSSSTGAAVFLTDTPKMIKDKISKHAFSGGGADKKEQLLLGANTNVDISVQWLRFFLEDDEELKRLQKDYMLGRIMTGDVKKVLIRTLTNIVTTHQESRKRVTDADAELFTAVRLMGPAKEAAESK, encoded by the coding sequence ATGGTGGAGCTCCCGCTGCCCCTCTTCCGTCTGCACTCTCCAGGCTTCTACTTACTCGGTGCCTTTACTGCCTTATACCCTGCTGATGAAACCATGTATTGCATGGCATCGCTGTTGCTCATCTCTTTTGGTAGTGCTCACGAGTTGAGCTTCGGCTGCACATCTCAGTTGGATTCAAAGTTGGGATCTACACCTCTTTTTGCCGCTCATTGTTTCTTTGCGGATTTCTTAAGCATGGAGGGCCCCGCTGTGCAGGAGGCTATCGTGACCCCGTGGACAGTAGAGGGTGACGTGGACTACGACAAGCTCATCAAGCACTTTGGCTGCCAGGCGATTGACGAGAGGGTGCTGGATCGGATAGAGCGGCTGACCGGGACGAAGCCTCACCATTTTCTGCGCCGTGGCATCTTCTTTTCTCATCGTGATTTGAACCTCATCCTGGATGCATACGAGAAGGGGGAACCGTTCTACCTATACACTGGGCGTGGGCCCAGCAGCGAGTCGATGCACATTGGGCATCTGATCCCTTTCATGTTCACCAAGTGGCTACAGGATACCTTTCAGGTGCCGCTGGTGATTCAGCTCACCGATGACGAGAAGTTCTTCTTCAAAGATGTGACGTTAGAGGAAATTGACAAAATGACGACGGAGAACTTGAAGGACATTATTGCCTTTGGCTTCGACCCAAATCTGACGTTTATCTTCAGAGACTTCGAGTACGTTGGTAAAATGTATCGCATTGTTGCGCGCATCGAGAAGGCTTACACGGCTAGCCAGGTGCGGGGCTGCTTCGGCTTCAAGATGGAGGATAACTGCGGCCGCTGGATGTTCCCCGCCATTCAGGCCGCGCCGTCCTTCTCTGCAGCGTTTCCGCACATTTTTCCGCTAGGGAAGGGCAATGTCTTTTGTATGATTCCGCAGGCGATTGATCAAGACCCGTACTTCCGCCTTACGCGCGATGTGGCCCCACGCATGGGCTTTTTGAAGCCAGCCGTCATCCACTCCAAATTCTTTCCGGGTCTTAGTGGGTCGAAGGGCAAGATGAGCTCCTCTACAGGTGCTGCGGTCTTTCTGACGGACACCCCAAAGATGATCAAGGACAAGATCAGCAAGCATGCcttcagcggtggtggtgccgataagaaggagcagctgctACTTGGCGCGAACACTAACGTGGACATATCTGTGCAGTGGCTCCGCTTCTTCCTtgaggatgacgaggagtTGAAGCGCCTCCAGAAGGACTACATGTTGGGCCGCATCATGACCGGTGACGTGAAGAAAGTCCTCATCCGAACCCTCACCAACATCGTGACGACACACCAGGAGTCGCGCAAGAGGGTGACGGATGCGGATGCGGAACTCTTCACTGCCGTCCGCTTGATGGGACCGGcgaaggaggcagcggagtCGAAGTAA